Proteins encoded in a region of the Streptomyces sp. NBC_01298 genome:
- a CDS encoding GNAT family N-acetyltransferase — translation MIIDDGIVFRQAEEKDAGTLVALYDQAARWMAAHGIEQWKPGEKDPAHFRAIMREGEVWLASDGNGHAVGAYELWWSDEEAWGIQPPVAGYVHRLMVQREAAPAGAGRRLLEHFERRIARTGRERARLDCVSTNPRLLAYYQSAGYRVVGEFPHKEGKDGRVYGVILLEKRLDQLTLVNPA, via the coding sequence GTGATCATTGACGACGGGATCGTGTTCCGGCAGGCCGAGGAGAAGGACGCCGGCACGCTGGTGGCGCTGTACGACCAGGCCGCACGCTGGATGGCCGCGCACGGGATCGAGCAGTGGAAGCCCGGGGAGAAGGACCCCGCGCACTTCCGGGCGATCATGCGCGAGGGCGAGGTGTGGCTCGCCTCGGACGGCAACGGGCACGCCGTCGGGGCGTACGAGCTGTGGTGGTCCGACGAGGAGGCCTGGGGCATCCAGCCGCCCGTGGCCGGCTACGTGCACCGCCTCATGGTCCAACGCGAAGCCGCGCCCGCCGGGGCCGGCCGGCGGCTACTCGAACACTTCGAGCGGCGCATCGCCAGGACCGGCCGCGAACGGGCGCGGCTGGACTGCGTCTCCACCAACCCCCGGCTGCTCGCGTACTACCAGTCCGCGGGCTACCGGGTGGTCGGGGAGTTCCCCCACAAGGAGGGCAAGGACGGGCGGGTGTACGGGGTGATCCTGCTGGAGAAGCGGCTGGACCAGCTCACTCTGGTCAACCCCGCCTGA
- a CDS encoding TetR/AcrR family transcriptional regulator gives MTTGVRRRMGVEERRQQLIGVALELFSHRSPDDVSIDEIAAAAGISRPLVYHYFPGKLSLYEAALRRAADELALRFVEPQEGPLGARLLRVMGRFFAFVDEHGPGFSALMRGGPAVGSSRANAMIDEVRQAAYEQILSHLGVDRQAPPARLELVVRSWVSLAESTALIWLDGRRIPRAELELQLVHDFAALAAVSAAYDKEMAGILVRILVDEPADGPFGELVGRLVALVPTGSGPSGSVPSVPGPR, from the coding sequence ATGACAACCGGGGTGCGGCGCAGGATGGGTGTCGAGGAGCGGCGACAGCAGCTGATCGGGGTGGCGCTGGAGCTGTTCAGCCACCGGTCGCCCGACGATGTGTCCATCGACGAGATCGCGGCGGCCGCGGGGATATCGCGGCCGCTGGTCTACCACTACTTTCCCGGCAAGCTGAGCCTCTACGAGGCCGCGCTGCGGCGGGCGGCCGACGAGCTCGCGCTGCGGTTCGTGGAGCCCCAGGAGGGGCCGCTCGGGGCGCGGTTGCTCCGGGTCATGGGGCGGTTCTTCGCCTTCGTCGACGAGCACGGGCCCGGATTCTCGGCGCTGATGCGGGGCGGTCCGGCGGTCGGCAGCAGCCGGGCCAACGCGATGATCGACGAGGTCCGCCAGGCGGCGTACGAGCAGATCCTCTCGCACCTGGGCGTCGACCGGCAGGCTCCGCCCGCGCGGCTGGAACTCGTGGTGCGCTCGTGGGTGTCGCTGGCCGAGTCGACGGCGCTGATCTGGCTGGACGGCCGGCGGATCCCGCGCGCCGAGCTGGAGTTGCAGCTGGTGCACGATTTCGCGGCGCTGGCCGCGGTGAGCGCCGCCTACGACAAGGAGATGGCGGGGATCCTCGTACGGATCCTCGTGGACGAGCCGGCCGACGGACCGTTCGGGGAGCTGGTGGGGCGGCTGGTGGCCCTCGTCCCCACGGGGTCCGGCCCCTCGGGATCCGTCCCCTCGGTGCCCGGTCCGCGTTGA
- a CDS encoding PDR/VanB family oxidoreductase: MRRALTVTALAGAAWLAKRAIGRRIDSGSPLWPLPALETPVSGYSPRRWIPALIVSRTEPAQGVLSLTLESAELPEWAPGAHLDVQLPSGLVRQYSLCGDPADRGRLTIAVRLVPDGRGGSREAHAQLVEGAELPVRPPRNRFPLVPAPSYAFVAGGIGITPILPMLRAATAAGADWTLLYGGRSRASMPFLAELARYGDRVTVVPEDEAGLPDLGALGASLGPDTLVYCCGPAPLMAAVEAAAPAGVPVHLERFAPAAAGGDAKPFTVELHRSGRVVEVAATESALTAVRRELPNTPYSCEQGFCGTCQHRVLAGDIDHRDTLLTDGEREDSMLLCVSRAASDRLVLDL; this comes from the coding sequence ATGAGGCGCGCCCTCACGGTGACCGCGCTCGCGGGCGCCGCCTGGCTGGCGAAGCGGGCGATCGGCCGGCGCATCGACTCCGGCTCGCCGCTCTGGCCGCTGCCCGCGCTGGAGACCCCGGTCTCGGGGTACTCGCCGCGCCGGTGGATCCCGGCGCTGATCGTCTCCCGCACCGAGCCCGCGCAGGGGGTGCTGTCCCTGACGCTGGAATCGGCGGAACTCCCGGAGTGGGCCCCGGGCGCACACCTGGACGTGCAGCTCCCCTCCGGACTGGTGCGCCAGTACTCCCTGTGCGGCGACCCCGCCGACCGGGGCCGCCTCACGATCGCGGTCCGGCTCGTACCGGACGGCCGCGGCGGCTCGCGCGAGGCGCACGCCCAGCTGGTGGAGGGGGCGGAGCTCCCGGTCCGCCCGCCGCGCAACCGCTTCCCGCTGGTCCCGGCCCCGTCGTACGCGTTCGTCGCGGGCGGGATCGGCATCACCCCCATCCTCCCGATGCTCCGGGCGGCCACGGCGGCGGGCGCGGACTGGACCCTGCTCTACGGGGGCCGCTCGCGGGCCTCGATGCCCTTCCTGGCCGAACTCGCCCGGTACGGGGACCGGGTCACGGTCGTCCCCGAGGACGAGGCGGGCCTCCCCGACCTGGGCGCGCTCGGCGCCTCGCTCGGCCCGGACACCCTGGTGTACTGCTGCGGCCCGGCCCCGCTGATGGCGGCGGTCGAGGCGGCCGCGCCCGCGGGCGTCCCGGTCCACCTGGAGCGGTTCGCTCCGGCGGCCGCGGGCGGGGACGCGAAGCCCTTCACCGTGGAACTGCACCGCTCGGGCCGGGTCGTGGAGGTGGCGGCGACGGAATCCGCCCTGACCGCCGTGCGCCGGGAGCTCCCCAACACCCCGTACTCCTGCGAGCAGGGCTTCTGCGGCACCTGCCAACACCGGGTGCTGGCCGGGGACATCGACCACCGTGACACCCTCCTCACGGACGGCGAACGCGAGGACTCCATGCTGCTGTGCGTGTCCCGCGCGGCCTCGGACCGCCTGGTCCTCGACCTGTAG